The following coding sequences are from one Canis lupus baileyi chromosome 19, mCanLup2.hap1, whole genome shotgun sequence window:
- the PRR22 gene encoding proline-rich protein 22 isoform X1 yields the protein MRLQLPKKASAPRAWMAPRGEAASPLPPARSLFLLWVPPTCISPQTWIKRSFQPLRQVGPRAPLRAAPPWPAGFQMAPCGCFFDPRIYRIEWATTDFGQSSLYKLTAVGGGGPPGAPAGGPASPGTYLLEPQHYLKAPVAAPPPPPYPHYQPAPGGPQYFLPYFPPEGPGPEALGFVGDGGPPAYMELPPPLLKEGLGPPPPPPVPKDNKLPSLLITLPTEATLPPGAYGHLKGRLSQFHGPSEPLAFPSKELQGGGAGSALLYPPGAAEPKVAEAEAAPLGAGEARTPEAARAFVLPEKVLLEDAMKLFDCLPGNAEPEGFPRKAPGPALPDSRGGGDDSSSDIRSLHLPDELLSFDYSVPEILDTVSNVDCFFNFKALDEEPPPRPGPPAANMVAPVVRPELPKRKAGSSSSKKGRQGGKGKQAVGLAGAAPSGPRQDLGAPPH from the exons ATGCGCCTACAGCTCCCCAAGAAGGCTTCAGCCCCCAGGGCCTGGATGGCACCGAGGGGCGAGGCAGCCAGCCCGCTCCCgcctgcacggagcctcttcctacTGTGG GTTCCTCCAACCTGTATCAGCCCCCAAACCTGGATAAAGAGATCTTTCCAGCCCCTCCGGCAG GTGGGTCCCAGAGCTCCTCTCAGGgctgcccctccctggcctgcAGGTTTTCAGATGGCACCCTGCGGGTGCTTCTTTGACCCTCGCATCTACCGAATCGAGTGGGCCACCACCGACTTCGGCCAGTCGTCCCTGTACAAGCTGACAGCAGTGGGCGGTGGGGGACCGCCCGGGGCTCCGGCTGGGGGCCCCGCCTCGCCAGGCACCTACCTCCTAGAGCCCCAGCACTACCTCAAGGCCCCCGTGgcagcgcccccacccccgccgtaCCCCCACTACCAGCCGGCGCCCGGGGGCCCCCAGTACTTCCTGCCCTACTTCCCACCTGAGGGGCCTGGGCCAGAGGCCCTGGGCTTTGTGGGGGATGGGGGGCCCCCTGCCTACATGGAGCTGCCTCCACCCCTGCTCAAGGAAGGCCTGGGGCCGCCGCCCCCACCACCTGTCCCCAAGGATAACAAGTTACCTTCCCTGCTCATCACGCTCCCCACTGAGGCCACGCTGCCCCCCGGCGCCTATGGCCACCTCAAGGGCCGCCTCAGTCAGTTCCACGGGCCCAGTGAGCCCCTGGCCTTCCCCTCCAAGGAGCTGCAGGGTGGTGGGGCCGGGTCGGCCCTGCTGTACCCGCCGGGCGCCGCGGAGCCCAAGGTGGCTGAGGCAGAGGCAGCCCCACTGGGGGCGGGCGAGGCCAGGACCCCCGAGGCAGCCAGGGCCTTCGTGCTGCCTGAGAAGGTGCTTCTGGAAGATGCCATGAAGCTCTTCGACTGCTTGCCGGGCAACGCCGAGCCCGAGGGGTTCCCGCGCAAGGCCCCGGGGCCTGCCCTGCCGGACAGCAGGGGCGGCGGGGACGACTCGTCCAGTGACATCCGCTCGTTGCACCTGCCGGACGAGCTGCTGTCCTTTGACTACAGCGTGCCCGAGATCCTGGACACCGTGTCCAACGTGGACTGCTTTTTCAACTTCAAAGCCCTTGATGAGGagccgccgccccgcccggggCCTCCAGCCGCCAACATGGTGGCCCCCGTGGTGCGACCTGAGCTTCCCAAGAGGAAGGCCGGCTCCTCATCCAGCaagaaggggaggcagggaggcaaggGCAAGCAGGCTGTGGGCCTGGCCGGCGCCGCCCCCTCGGGGCCCAGGCAGGACCTGGGAGCCCCCCCCCATTAA
- the PRR22 gene encoding proline-rich protein 22 isoform X2, translating to MQHPKPFYAPTAPQEGFSPQGLDGTEGRGSQPAPACTEPLPTVGSSNLYQPPNLDKEIFPAPPAGFQMAPCGCFFDPRIYRIEWATTDFGQSSLYKLTAVGGGGPPGAPAGGPASPGTYLLEPQHYLKAPVAAPPPPPYPHYQPAPGGPQYFLPYFPPEGPGPEALGFVGDGGPPAYMELPPPLLKEGLGPPPPPPVPKDNKLPSLLITLPTEATLPPGAYGHLKGRLSQFHGPSEPLAFPSKELQGGGAGSALLYPPGAAEPKVAEAEAAPLGAGEARTPEAARAFVLPEKVLLEDAMKLFDCLPGNAEPEGFPRKAPGPALPDSRGGGDDSSSDIRSLHLPDELLSFDYSVPEILDTVSNVDCFFNFKALDEEPPPRPGPPAANMVAPVVRPELPKRKAGSSSSKKGRQGGKGKQAVGLAGAAPSGPRQDLGAPPH from the exons atGCAGCACCCCAAACCCTTCTATGCGCCTACAGCTCCCCAAGAAGGCTTCAGCCCCCAGGGCCTGGATGGCACCGAGGGGCGAGGCAGCCAGCCCGCTCCCgcctgcacggagcctcttcctacTGTGG GTTCCTCCAACCTGTATCAGCCCCCAAACCTGGATAAAGAGATCTTTCCAGCCCCTCCGGCAG GTTTTCAGATGGCACCCTGCGGGTGCTTCTTTGACCCTCGCATCTACCGAATCGAGTGGGCCACCACCGACTTCGGCCAGTCGTCCCTGTACAAGCTGACAGCAGTGGGCGGTGGGGGACCGCCCGGGGCTCCGGCTGGGGGCCCCGCCTCGCCAGGCACCTACCTCCTAGAGCCCCAGCACTACCTCAAGGCCCCCGTGgcagcgcccccacccccgccgtaCCCCCACTACCAGCCGGCGCCCGGGGGCCCCCAGTACTTCCTGCCCTACTTCCCACCTGAGGGGCCTGGGCCAGAGGCCCTGGGCTTTGTGGGGGATGGGGGGCCCCCTGCCTACATGGAGCTGCCTCCACCCCTGCTCAAGGAAGGCCTGGGGCCGCCGCCCCCACCACCTGTCCCCAAGGATAACAAGTTACCTTCCCTGCTCATCACGCTCCCCACTGAGGCCACGCTGCCCCCCGGCGCCTATGGCCACCTCAAGGGCCGCCTCAGTCAGTTCCACGGGCCCAGTGAGCCCCTGGCCTTCCCCTCCAAGGAGCTGCAGGGTGGTGGGGCCGGGTCGGCCCTGCTGTACCCGCCGGGCGCCGCGGAGCCCAAGGTGGCTGAGGCAGAGGCAGCCCCACTGGGGGCGGGCGAGGCCAGGACCCCCGAGGCAGCCAGGGCCTTCGTGCTGCCTGAGAAGGTGCTTCTGGAAGATGCCATGAAGCTCTTCGACTGCTTGCCGGGCAACGCCGAGCCCGAGGGGTTCCCGCGCAAGGCCCCGGGGCCTGCCCTGCCGGACAGCAGGGGCGGCGGGGACGACTCGTCCAGTGACATCCGCTCGTTGCACCTGCCGGACGAGCTGCTGTCCTTTGACTACAGCGTGCCCGAGATCCTGGACACCGTGTCCAACGTGGACTGCTTTTTCAACTTCAAAGCCCTTGATGAGGagccgccgccccgcccggggCCTCCAGCCGCCAACATGGTGGCCCCCGTGGTGCGACCTGAGCTTCCCAAGAGGAAGGCCGGCTCCTCATCCAGCaagaaggggaggcagggaggcaaggGCAAGCAGGCTGTGGGCCTGGCCGGCGCCGCCCCCTCGGGGCCCAGGCAGGACCTGGGAGCCCCCCCCCATTAA